The DNA segment TCttgccagctctgcccccaccccacttgctgcctccttcccagAAAACACGCCCAGCCTCTGCCTGGTCATGAGGAGTTGGCTGTAAATCCTGCACTGCCTTGCAGAAACTTCTGGGGTCACCTCACAGCCAAAGGCGATGCCACCAACCCCTGGTGGCCACCAACCCCTCATCCCCCTTGTCCCAGAGTCCCAGCATCAGGTGCTTGAGCAGAGGGGATGCTCACTAGGTGCCTGCCCAGCCCTTACCTTGTCTCTGTCAGCTTTGATGAACTGTTTCACTCTCATGTAGGTGCTGCAAAAGCCAGAGGACAGCCATGAGTGTGAGACACCTGATCTGCACCAGGCCAATGGCACCCCCCCAACCCCTGAGCTGGCCCCGTGGTGTCCCTTGGCCTGCCCTTGGAAAGGGAAACATCAAGCCCACAGCCCCGCGGTGGGGACAGACACCATCCTGCTCACTGGGCTACAGGGATGCAGGATGCCCAAGACCCGTAGGGACCTCTCAGCACCTAATTCCCCACATTGCAGTGCAGAGGGGGCAGAGCACTTGACAAGGGACTCTGAGCCCTTCGCCTCCTACACCATGCTCCAGGCTCCTCAGCATGAGAGATGCTACCCCCAAGGCCCCAGGACAGCAGAGGTGACACACCGTGAGAGCTCTCCTGTGGAGAAGGCACTGGTCACCCACTTCAGGTCCAGAGGCTTAAAAGGGACTAGGACAAGGTGGACGCCAGGCCAGAGGTTCATCGCACTCTCTGGGTACATGAAGTGATGGGTTGTCCTCGTGCCAACATCCATTTCAAAGCCTGCTGTCTTGGCTCTGTTCATCCTGGGGGACAGCAGGAAGGCAAGGCCCATAAGGAAGGTGCATGCCGTGCTAGACCcgggctgctgggcagggatGTAGTTTGACCCTGGCCAGCAGCAAGGAGGGGATGTGAACCCTCATATCACCCACCTCAGCACCCAGTCGTGAGCATCAATCCGTGGGCCGTGGCGGGACCCCTTCAGCCTCCCTGAGTTGCCCACCACAGCGCAGCGCCTGCATTGGGATGGGTCCCACATGCTTCCCTTCAGGGCCGGAAGGACGGCGAAAAGCTCCTGGATTATGgtctggagctggctgctgtcagGGGGGCCCTGCAGGGTCTGGGGGAACACAGGCAGGGACAGATAGCAtcagcccccccagcctggagccctccctcctccctgagTGCCATGGAGAAGGATGAGGGGAATGGAGagggggattggggggggggggggggggggggaagggggggcaaTGGGCATGGAAGAATCCTCTGAATGCATATTTGGGGAGCCCAGGAAAGTCCTCAAGCACCCATCCATGCGCCCACTCACCAGCCACCACTGAACCACATCCAGGGAGAGCTCGTGGGCTGCGCCTGTCAGCAGGGGCCTCACGGCTGCGTTGTAGTGAGCGTTGAACCAGGCAGAGGTGttggtgctgggggagcagcggGCAGTGGGCTGGGGTGGGTGACGGGCAGCGGAGAGAGAGGGAGTGAACAGAAGGTGGCCAAGGCCAGAAATGGAGGCTTGGAAAGACTGCCACAGCAcgagcagcaggcacagggccAACACCACCTGCGTGCGCTTCCGGCACTGCATCCCTCATGCCACCTGCAGCGAGATTGACACCAGGATTGGTGGCAGTGGcactgctggcaggagcaggactCTGCCCAGACTCCTGGGACACACTGGGGTCCCACCCTGCGACCACTTCGCCACTCACCTTCCCACTATAGACCTGAAATTCGGGTCTCCTTTCCAAACCGTTCAATGGCCttattgctgtgctctgctcctgaCACTGTCACAGTTACGCAGGTCAGGTCAGGGCCAGCTGGCAACACATGCTGTGCCAGGCGCCacgctctgcctgctgcacttTTAGCATCTGTGAATGATGCTACAGATGAGTGGTGGCAAAGCTTCTTCATCTCAGCCCTGAGCCTGCCTCTGGCTCCCTGCAGAGCGGAGGCTGTGCACCAGTAAAGTGGCTCCCGCACCTCCCACACCACCTCCCCATGCGGGCAGAGAGCCCGGCAGCCTCCCCGCAGGAAGCCTCCCTGCCACCACTCGCGGAGTGGAGCATGCAGGTGCTGCATGGATGGCCAGGCACTTGCTCCCTGGTAGCCTGGTGACTCTGAGGCTTCAGGAGCACCAAATCTCCACCGGCAGGGAGGACCAAGAAGTTGTTACCtggtgcgtgtgtgtgtgtctgtgcggACCTTTCTTCAATAGCCTTAGCTGTGAGTGACGTTCCTGTCCTCCATCTAAAAGGACTTGCATAAAGCTagtcagaagaaaaaggtttgttgtcttttttcttccccacagcATGCCCAGCACCTCGGTACCTGACTCCATGGGCCAAGGCAGCCACATGAGTGCACAAGCAGGACAGCGGGACAGCCTCTGTCATGGTGTCAGGAGCAGCAGGTTGGGGGGTTCACCACTGCACTGGGAGAGCTGAAGGACGGGGACCCACTCCTACCCCtcatggggagggggggcttcagtgctccccacagccccttcctTGCACACAAATCCAGGCCAGAGACAGGACCACGGTGAGCACTGGGTTCATGTCTCCACAATCACCATTTCCTACAGCACAGACATACCTGCTCTCCGTGGTGTCCAGCCAGCTGCCCAAAAATGGACCTCCGCAACGTGCCCCCGACGGCAAAACCGCTCCTCCTAGGAGTCTGAGCCAAAAGCAGAGGTGGGATATTTGGCTGGTCCCGGGCAATCTCTCCCTGCCGGTCCTTCCACGGGCAAGCTAAATGTTACTTCTCAAGGGGAAGTGCGCACAAGCCAACAGGAGCATGCCGGAAGCGCAGCCACGGCTGTGCAGGAAGCGTAGCTTCAAAGCAGGCCACGAAATGCCAGCTCTGCGCCCCAAAGACTTCCCAGTGCTGAGCCTGCGATGTCAGCTTGTGCCCCCCcaccagcagctgtgctggaggcagagaACATCCCTCCGACACACCTGCCAGGCCTGCAGTCACCCGGGGAAGGAGGGAAGCTGGTTCAGGAGCTTGCAGTCTTGGGTTTATTAACCCGCAGCCCCCGAGGGAGGATGCTCTGGCTGAGGGCCACACAGTCGGTGCCAGCAGCTCCATTAAGCCCAGAGCAAGGGGAATCAGGCAGCACAGTTCATGAAGCTTTTTGCAGTCACCCATTGCAGGCAAGAGGCTCAGGGCAGGgcgctgtggggtggggggcagggACAAGCAGTCTcacacagcccctgctctgctgacGGGACCtctgcagcagggccacccaCACCCCTGTGGCAGCTGAaatgcccccagccccacacccagACGTGCACTGCAGCCCAGGTAGTGGGGCACACCAGCAGCCCACAGACCCGTCCCTGGCCTCGCTCAGTCCCAAGGGACGCTGCTCCCCACACCCGCAGATGGGAAAGGGGCTCCCAGGGTGCTGCGATCCCCCTGTCGCCTGGCCCTCTCATTCTGGAGGAGGTGCCTCTGAGCGCGGTTGGGCAGAGGCGACACCACCACACTCAGCAGCGCTCAGCGCTATTTGTGATGGCTGCCGCAGGAAGGGGAAGTGAGGGAGCCCGGAGCCTCACCGCAAATGGTGGAGTCAGCTGCGGGCTGTGTATTCAGCGTAAAATCAGGCAATTCAGCATAAAATCACACCTCTGGAGGCGGGAGAAAATGCCTGGCGTGGACTTGCTGTCCTGCACCCTGCAGGTTACTCTGGGATGGTTCATCCTCTGCTGAAAACACAGAGGTCTCGACAGCCTTGTGCACCCGGTGCCTCATCAGCTGGTTTCTTTAGGTCACCTGGACAGGATTTTGGCTCAGGAAGGAGTAAGGAAGTCTGTAAAATGTGCCTTGGCAACTGGAAAAAGATATAGCCCATGGAGAAAAGCCGTGCAATCTAAACTGTTTCCGATTTCATTCAAGGGGAGGTCAGccctgctttgctctgctgccCATAAGGGGGTTTGATGCCTGGGGGGGACTGGCAAAGGGGAAAGAGATAGAAACCTAAACCAGAACAGCCCTGCACAACACAAACTCCTGAAGCACTAGTATTTATTGGCAGCAGACTCACAGGCCCTCTCCATCACTCCTGCAGCCTGAAGCCTTGCACTGAGTGGACACAGAGCAGGTTTTCCAGAGCATCAACAGTGAAACCTTGACACAGTGAAAACTCAGTTATCAAAGTTATTAAGCAGGTATTCTTTATTACAGCACCATACAGGTAGTGTGCTTATATTAGTGGGctatatacatattcattttatttcctgtaagTCTCTTGCATATTCATCAGATCACCGAAGAATCATTAAAATAGGTTCCCACCCCTCTTCACGTGTGTACTGAAGTCCTTGGGTGGTCATCTGGTGTACTCTGGTGGTCTTTTGTTGAAGGTCAGAAGTCTTCCTTGCTGCTAAACTTctgaccttttctttctttgacagACTTCAGCAGTCAAGGCAGGTCTTGCTGGTCCCATTATTTATGCATACAGTCCTTATCTTTGGGGTTGTTAACATACCATCGTGCTAGCTAAGACCTACAGAAACAACATCCTTTATCTTGTTCTCTTCTGTCTCAACCCAGCGCAAGCAGTGAGGACAGCACAagtgctcagtgctgctggctccacTGAGctcatttgaatttttaagGCTCCTGCCATGCCCCATCCTCAGCCAAAGCCACTATCCAGGgtttgctcagcagcacagctctgctcacagcccaatagctctgcagggcagcagcatggCTCTACAGCACCACTGTTTCCATTAGAGCAGTCAGCACATGGGACAGGCAGTGTGCTTGGTGTCACGTTAAGGGACATAGCTGATTAACTGTTATGGGTCCGGTCAGAGTCAGGGTATTGAACTATCATggtcacagattcaccaataacgtaGCATGCCCTCACTCCAGTCATGTTCAATGAGAACTATCATTgctaggaacaatgcaattaattgcaatttattacagcaacaggtacacaggttctttgggTTGCCAGCAATaaattcactgtctgcaaaagcaagctagcatgcatgaaatacacaggtacACAGCCTGGCTATTAACgtgttaaaaggcacaaaggcTCTATAGGGATTTATATGTTTCTGCAGAGACACCTggtataaccaagtgttcaaatcttacCCCATCGTGTCccagtgggggggggggggggacgagaGGCTTAGCCCATCAactgatcccagaagtcagAAGGTATCCTTCGTGATGGtgtcttccctaacatcccctttctcttaagccaatttatattattttctatcttttaggtggagttTGTGTGACTCTAGTTAATCATATCTTGGTTATGATTGGTAAAAAATTTTCTCACTTTCATTTGAAGGTATAGACTCTGAGAAACTCAGAGCGtgtgctcagtgaggggtggttgcaccttggaggcatgtagcttttgggatggaggtgtgttttggtattataatgatattataatgagcaaaagtgcactagggtacagcattttgtcaaaaatatgACAGGTCGTTGGCTCAGGGTAACGAATGTGCAGCTTACCGGTCTCGGTGTGCACAAGAGCAGTCGGgtccccacctggtcacagagccCAGCCGCGATGTttccactctacgctccgtatTGTTCCTTACAGTCAGCACACCAgtgcgatagcatctaaggttggagGCCTAGGGATCGCTTAGGTAGTGCAGCTACACTCCACCCTGGAAGCTTTTTCAATGCTGTAcatcttctttaaaatgtgaatattagtttaattttcctagttactttagGCAATTTCTCCACACTTGGGGAAAGCACAGTGGCCTGTTCTGTGCCCGCTGCCTGCACCTCAGCCCCAGAGGCTGCTCAAACTGTGGCACGCGGGGCTCTGGGGACCCAGCACTGTTGTCCAGGGGGTGCTCTGGGGCAGGATCGCTGTGGGAGGAGAGGCAATGCTGGGACCAGGGGCACAGGTGGAGTTCTGGGGGAGAGTCACATTTCAAGTGGCTTATCAGTTCTACCCTCCTGAATCAAAGTGGCTCCTATTCATTGAGCACATGAACGAATGAAGCAGGGAAGGCACCTCGCCTGTGAGGCTGTCCTTCAATCCAGCCTTTCtgcaaggagaaaggaaaaaaaggaggtgtGAGCCCAAACAGTGCTCTGCAGGATGCTGTGGCTGgttggagaaaaggaagattgAACAGAGAGAACCATCATGCAAGAGGAGGGACTGAGACTGTGTCTCTATGCAGCACTGGGGGGGGCTGAGCCTGGCATGGGAGACACCTGTGCAACAGAAAGATAAGCAAACAGATGGAATATGGACAAATTGCAAAATGTGATGTTACAGAAGGGAGCAGAAGAGTTTTCTACATAGTTTATGGAGCAGAATCTCAAGAGGAGGTTTGACTGCTGCctataaatactttttcagaCCAACATCTGGGAGAAAAAGCTCTTCtccaatataaaatatatatttgatggTGGAATGGAGAATTTGGACACATTTGGGTTagaaattagcattttaaaatgagggTTATCAGTTATTAGCTACAAACAATGAAGCTTTTGAATTTGCTTCTCCTAAAGTGCTGCAATTGCTGTTTGCAATTGTTTGAAGGATCGGGAAACCAAAACTGTAATCACTGCTTACTGCTTAAGTCCTCAGGGTGTAATTGAGGTGTGCATTTACACCCATGTCCAACCCTACTCCCTGCCCTGGAGGAAccatgctgctgccagcaagaGCAGATAGCTCACGGTTTGCAGGATTACAAACCCAGAGGTATGCAAGAAACTTGTGACACAACAGGATCCTTTTggctctgctgaggctgcagaagCCACCACAGCTGGCAAGGAAGTCCTGTTTTGGAGACACCAGCCAGCATGGTAGTGGGCAAGACTTCCTATGCTCTCCTCACACCAGGCCTGAGGAACTGCCTGCCTTGGAGTGGGCCAACAGCAGCCCACAGGAGAGCAGCCTCTGATGCCCACACAGAGGGTAGCTGGCTGGGGATGCAAGGGAGGGGGGGACAAagaagctgctgcagggtgAGGGGACTGACCAGGCcatgaggagagggagggaaataTGCTGGCAcctgtcccagcagcagagcagactAGAGGTGGGAGGTCCATGCAGGATGTGAGGATGCAGGGATCTCAGACTAGGTTGCCCAGGTGTCAAGGAAAAGATAGAAAATGGAGAGACAGAAGCAAAGCAGGAAATGATAACTGGTGTGACAGTCCTGGGACTGAGGCAAGAGATGCATGAAGAGGGGAATTGTGCGCATCCCAATGCTGTTCAGCACACATGGGTTCACTCACCCACCAGTTGCTGTCCTCCTTTTCAGACACCACAATGATCTCGCCTGTGCGGAAAGTCAGCTCATCTTCCCGGTCAGCATTGCAGTCATAAAGAGCACGGACCCTGCGAAGCAGCAGCTTGTTCtgcaagcaggagagagcaTTGTCAGGCCTCCTCCATCCCTTGTGCCACACCTTTGCCACacacaagtaaaataaatttagtgCCTTACTCCTTGATTGAGTCCAGCTTCTGGACTCGATGACCCTTGTGGGATgacccttgtgggtcccttccaactcaggatattctatgactctatgatccTACCCCACCCTCCCCTGAAGGAGGGAGGGCAGATGTGGCCAAGCACTTGCTGGGAGTTTGGATGGGACAGAGCTCCAGAAGAGGCTTCTTTCTGCTTGGGCATCTGTCCAGAGGCACttgctcctcttctccaggactGCGGCAGTGGTGGACACACTGTTTGGGGCCCCAGTTCCCAGAGCAGCTCCGTGCAAGGAGGCAGGGGTGCTGCTCAGCACAACCCAGGCCCAAGCAACCCAAGCAAGGTCCCCCTAATGAAAGGGCTGGGGAGAAGGATGTCCCCTGGGGCACAGAGGCTGGGCCAAGGTGGACATGGAACCCTTGTCCTTGCCCAGAAGTGCACCCTGATCTGCCAACAACCTGAATTCACAAACAAGGCTTTTCTCAAAAGGCACTGGAGCATCATGCGGATTTTGGTTAGCAGCAAATAACAGCAATCTCCATGGGTCCAAGTGTGCATTGGGAGGGACCTGCCATTCCCATGCACATAATTCCCAGCATCTGTTGGGAAGATGTCAAAGCCAGGGAGGCACAGTAGAGGTGCTGGGAGGAGCGGCTGCTGGGACCAGCTCCAGCTCACTTCAAAACCAGAGGTGATAAATGTGGGCAAACCTGGGAGCTGAGCTAAGCTGATCCTGGCCCATTACCACCTACCAAACTGCTCctctgaggaagaggaggtgggaCATGTGGGGGATGTCCACAACATGGCTCTGACTCTTGGAGGGATCGGTGTGGGCCAGGCTGTCCAGCTTTGCTGGGAACAGGCGTGTAGAGGCAGTCCATGGCCTTCAGGGCACCTACGACACAAGCAGGGTGGTCACGTCCTCCCAACTTTAAACACAGGTGGACAACACCTGTTgacaacaacaaccaccactCTTGGGCAACACTGTGCAGCACAGTCCTGCTCCTTGTCACAGCGTGAGCAAAAAGTACCCCAGCTGGCTGAGATGGAAAGCAGGAAGGGAAACAGGATCTGGGTCTGGTGTTAAGAGAGGCACCAGGGGAAGAGGATGTGCTTAGGAAGCAGAAAGACTTAGAGTGGAATCTGGGGTGAGGAAAAGCATCACCAGGCAGAGCCGTCAGTGGTGGGAGCTGGGCGGTGCAGCTCCAATGTGCCCCCAAGTAACCCAGCTCAACAAGCCGTGACCAGTCTGATCTAGCAGGTGCTGGGCCACAGACCCACCAGCACGGCCAATCCCCATGGCATGGCCTGTTCTTGCCCCTTCTGGGCTGGTCTGTTCATTACCCGAAGCCAGGATGGCAAGACTTGGTTTCTCAGGGCTAAGTGGGACCCATGGAGCTGGCTCTGAGGATGTACGCTTGTGCTTGATGCTGagaggcggcggggggctccTTCTGGTTCGTGTGTCCTCAGCAAAGTTGGATGAGCTGGTAAAAAGACGAGGACGTGACCCCTCAGGAACTAAAAAGGGAGCAAGAACAGATCACGGgtcagcagcaagcagagctccTAAAAGCAAAACTCTGGGGGAAAATTTGCACAAATGCATTGACAGGAATAATCATTTCCCTGCTTGCAGGTCTGACTTGAGAAATCTGTGAGGTTGGAGCCACAGTTAGGACAGATGGAGGGGAGGTAAGGCAGGACTTGGTGAGTCTCCCAGAAAGCAGGACAGCTTGAGGAACTGGGGAGCTCCAGCTCTCAGAGCTGGGACACACCATGGAAAGAATGGGCAAGGACAGCAGGATCCCATCTTACTAAGGAGCAGAACTGCAATGCTGATGTTTCTGCTGGcagctttttcttcccagccCTGTCTCTAAACATGCTCACCTCTGCCTttcccaacagcagcagcactcaggaACGCACCAAGGGTAAGGATACACCATGCTGTTCCTCAAAGTGGGGCTCAGTGCTAGGCAAAACCAGCCAGCACAAGCCAGCCTTCCTCCCTCAAGGAGAAGAGGACAGAAGGGCATCCTACGGCACCAGACAGCCCCTCACACCTCATTAGGGTCCCATCTTTTGCTGATGGAACCAGGCTACATGGGCTCCAGCAGCTCATCCCGCCACCCTATGCAGGATCTCACCTGACATTGCCCgctggggtgggaaggaaggCATGTAAGGGAGGGCTGGTGGCATGTCCAGGCTGTGGAGGTGGGTGTGTGGCAGGGCATAGATGTCCAGCCGCCTCCCCTGGGGCACTGgttctgctgcttccagcctgGAGGCAGTAgcagagggctggcagcagctctggggatgGGCAGACCCCCTCTTCACAAGACCCAGCTAGGAAACAGATATTCATAAGTTAGTGCATGTGGCAAGGGTGATCAGCCAGTACAGGAGCGCCTGCTCCAGGTGTGGTGGGAGTAGGGCCTGTGGTAGCATGCATAGACTCGAGTCCTCCAGAGTTTCAGGCCCATGGAGGCGTCTCACCTTCTCATCCAGGTCTTCATCGCTCTCATACATGTCGTCTTGGCCCAGCCACCACTCATACTCTACATCGACGCGCGGGCTGAACTGGTTGTTCTGGGCCTGCAACAGCTGGAGCATTGAGGAGTCCCTTGAGGACCCACCAGCCATGTCCTGCCacaccagccccatccctgaCCGAcatccctgccccatccctgaccGTTTTTTGTCCAGGAAACAACTGCGTGCTGTGAGTGGTGCTTCCCATCCAGCAGGTTGGGGATTTTGCAAAGGTCTCCAAACATACATGCTGGGACATGGCCAAAGCAGGGCTTAGACTTGCCAAGGAGATGCTCTCACCCCATATGGCTTGGTACAGCTTCAGGTCCCACTGCCTGGCCTGTCGCAAACTGCCGAGCCCTGAGGGACCCCACACCAGCAGTTCCAGCACTTGTCAGACCCCTTGGCACCCTCCTCTGTCCCACACCAGCAGTGGAGATGCTGAAGGATGTGGGTGGCCCTGTGCCAAGCATCCATGCAGTGTCTTTCCCAGCCATGCTCTGCCGTCAGCATGTGCCCCAAAACCAGGGGCTGAGACACCGTGTCCTACCAGCAGTTCACACTGGGGATGTCTTGTCCTCCGGGCAATGTCCAGGGCTGTCTCTCCTGCTTTGTTAGCTGTGGGGGGAAAGGGCAACCTTGAACCATTTTCAGAGAAGTGAAGGGCAGTTCTGCATGCAGGGAGCCTGTGGAGACTTGCAGCAGAAATGTTACGGTCacgggggaaggaggagaggacaTGTCCAGCTCAGGAGCCCCAGAAGCAGGAAGAGACCCTCAGAGGAGCTGAGTGAGGTGCTGATGGCACCAAGATCAACAGATCCTTCAGATCCCATCACATCTACATGCTGCTTCTGGGGACAAACAAGTACAGGAAAAATTATCTGAAGAGAAGGGACAGCCTAAGCCCAGATTGAAACAAAGAGTCAGTATGATGGTTTATGGAGATGGTTTACATCTCAGGAGTGCCCAGGAAGCATGACTCAGCACACCCACCCACTCAGCTGGTACCAGATGGTAAAAACATTTGTGACTTCCCATGTCACCCAGGATCCCAGCTTTAAAGTTCACTTCTGTGTTGTGAAGAGGCCATTCATAGACACTATAAATGACAGGACCTGTGACTGGGCTCCAGGGCACCTGCGTTT comes from the Aythya fuligula isolate bAytFul2 chromosome 16, bAytFul2.pri, whole genome shotgun sequence genome and includes:
- the LOC116495709 gene encoding CMP-N-acetylneuraminate-beta-galactosamide-alpha-2,3-sialyltransferase 2-like encodes the protein MQCRKRTQVVLALCLLLVLWQSFQASISGLGHLLFTPSLSAARHPPQPTARCSPSTNTSAWFNAHYNAAVRPLLTGAAHELSLDVVQWWLTLQGPPDSSQLQTIIQELFAVLPALKGSMWDPSQCRRCAVVGNSGRLKGSRHGPRIDAHDWVLRMNRAKTAGFEMDVGTRTTHHFMYPESAMNLWPGVHLVLVPFKPLDLKWVTSAFSTGELSRTYMRVKQFIKADRDKVLILNPAFLKYIHETWLQGHGRYPSTGFTALLFALHACQQVSVFGFGADSKGNWHHYWEENRWSGAFRRTRVHDADVEFSLIQRLAAEGRILFYK